The Brasilonema sennae CENA114 genome includes a region encoding these proteins:
- a CDS encoding MFS transporter produces the protein MAQSTLDRRMLVFALIWLGQLVSLFGSGLTSFALGIWVYQRTGSATQFALISLFTTLPGILISPLAGALVDRWDRRWTMILNDAGAGFSTLLMALLLFANQLNVWQIFLGISAISTFNAFQLPAYTVATTLLVPKQHLGRASGMVQVADATAQILSPTVAGLLVVTLHIQGVMLIDVATFAFSLVTLLLVRFPRPETTTEGKKGQGTLLHESAYGWSYITARPGLLGLLIFFAGSNFVMGVVSVLVTPLVLAFGPVALLGTVLSVGGSGMLLGSLVMTVWGGGKRRIYNVLTFTFLGGLCIFFSGLRPSVPVFFFTAFFYFFGIPLINGSSQAIWQSKVPPDVQGRVFAVRRMIASASLPLAYVIAGPLADRVFEPLLAVGGPLAGSIGKIIGVGKGYGIALLFVVMGVLTVVATVGGYLYPRLRLVEDELPDALQNI, from the coding sequence ATGGCACAAAGCACTTTAGATCGCAGGATGCTGGTTTTTGCACTCATCTGGTTGGGGCAACTTGTATCACTGTTTGGCTCTGGTCTGACCAGTTTCGCATTGGGCATCTGGGTGTACCAGCGCACTGGCTCGGCGACGCAGTTTGCGCTCATTTCCTTGTTCACTACCCTACCAGGTATCCTGATATCACCACTAGCAGGTGCGCTTGTGGATCGCTGGGATCGTCGCTGGACGATGATACTTAATGATGCTGGGGCAGGCTTCAGCACATTGCTCATGGCACTGCTACTTTTTGCTAATCAGTTGAATGTTTGGCAGATCTTCTTAGGAATTAGTGCCATTTCTACCTTTAACGCCTTTCAGTTACCAGCCTATACTGTCGCAACGACCTTGCTCGTTCCCAAGCAACACCTTGGTCGCGCTAGCGGTATGGTGCAAGTCGCAGATGCAACAGCGCAGATTCTATCACCAACGGTGGCGGGTCTTTTAGTTGTGACGCTCCACATCCAAGGTGTAATGCTGATTGATGTCGCCACCTTTGCTTTCTCTCTCGTTACACTGCTGCTCGTTCGATTTCCCCGACCTGAAACTACCACCGAAGGTAAAAAAGGGCAGGGAACGCTTTTGCATGAATCTGCTTATGGTTGGTCTTATATCACCGCACGACCCGGATTACTGGGGTTATTGATCTTCTTTGCTGGTAGCAATTTCGTCATGGGAGTTGTCAGCGTGTTGGTTACGCCCCTAGTGCTGGCATTCGGTCCCGTCGCCCTGCTTGGCACAGTGCTATCCGTTGGTGGCAGTGGAATGCTGCTCGGTAGTTTGGTAATGACCGTTTGGGGCGGTGGCAAGCGCCGCATCTACAATGTCCTAACCTTCACATTCTTAGGTGGGTTATGCATTTTCTTTTCTGGACTCCGACCCTCTGTCCCTGTCTTCTTTTTTACTGCATTTTTTTACTTCTTTGGCATACCCCTGATCAACGGCTCGAGTCAGGCTATCTGGCAGAGCAAGGTACCGCCTGATGTACAGGGACGAGTTTTTGCCGTGCGGCGAATGATTGCCTCGGCATCTTTGCCACTTGCGTATGTCATTGCAGGACCGTTGGCAGACCGAGTATTCGAGCCACTGCTTGCTGTTGGCGGACCTCTAGCTGGAAGTATTGGAAAGATTATTGGCGTAGGAAAAGGATACGGCATTGCCCTATTGTTTGTTGTGATGGGAGTACTCACTGTGGTGGCAACAGTTGGGGGTTATTTGTATCCTCGTCTAAGGCTGGTGGAGGATGAACTGCCGGATGCATTGCAAAACATTTAG
- a CDS encoding M20/M25/M40 family metallo-hydrolase, which produces MKKMKIVTFLLILFFAFIGVYQLNPPAAAPINAPLAEFSSGRAMKHLEAIAQKPHPIGSPEHTKVRDYILQELTAQGLSPTVQKTTVVNPRWGTPFVAGTVHNIIARLQGTNNTKAILVAAHYDSVPNGSGASDDGAAVVAMLETIRALRAGSPLRNDVIFLISDGEEPGLLGAKAFVDEHPWAKDVGLVLNFEARGNNGASVMFETSSDNGWLIQEFAKAATHPVANSLTYSIYKLLPNDTDLTMFKQAGFPGFNFAYLNGVIHYHTFSDNLENIDQRSLQHHGDYALALTRHFGNLDLKDTKKSDCVYFDILGLALIHYPSLWVAPLTVFVVLLFVGVVVLGFRRKQLTFSGISLGFLAFVLSIVSASLIVTLTWWMIGSLHSGYKAFPQGDTYNSQFYMLSFVALTIAITSGLYVWFRKKISIQNLTLGALLWWLIFMVLTSVYLPGASYLFTWPLLFSLVGLGFIFADNRDCAKVKRLVVLTACAIPGIILLAPTIYLVFVALTLELSFVVMVLVVLLLGLLIPHLCLMAIPNKWLLPTASILVSLSFIVLGSLTAGFDASHPKPNSIFYGLNADTRKAIWASADKQPDEWTSQFLSKDTEQTKLAEYFPTVSRKFLKSQAPVVQLTTPLIEPLSNDVRDGTRTVRMRITSPRQARIIRIYLDSNTEVLGAALNGKKIDNYTSDRTASAKEWGFNYFALPKEGIELTLAVKKVGLSTVQTFLTSPRLSR; this is translated from the coding sequence ATGAAAAAGATGAAAATCGTTACCTTTTTGTTAATTCTCTTTTTTGCATTCATTGGGGTTTACCAGCTAAATCCTCCCGCCGCAGCACCCATAAACGCACCTCTAGCGGAGTTTTCTTCTGGTCGTGCGATGAAACACCTTGAGGCGATCGCCCAAAAACCTCACCCAATTGGTTCACCTGAACACACAAAAGTACGCGATTACATCTTACAAGAATTGACCGCTCAGGGACTTAGCCCAACAGTTCAGAAAACAACGGTTGTCAACCCTAGATGGGGTACTCCATTTGTAGCCGGAACTGTACATAATATTATTGCCAGACTACAAGGAACAAATAACACTAAGGCTATTTTAGTTGCCGCTCACTACGACTCAGTGCCAAACGGTTCTGGTGCCAGTGATGATGGTGCTGCTGTCGTGGCAATGCTAGAAACTATTAGAGCTTTAAGAGCAGGTTCACCCTTAAGAAATGATGTTATTTTTCTCATCAGTGATGGTGAAGAACCAGGGCTTTTAGGAGCAAAAGCTTTTGTAGATGAACATCCTTGGGCTAAAGATGTTGGACTTGTGCTCAATTTTGAAGCCCGTGGAAATAACGGTGCTTCAGTAATGTTTGAAACTAGCAGTGATAATGGATGGCTGATTCAGGAGTTTGCTAAAGCCGCCACCCATCCAGTTGCCAATTCACTCACTTATAGCATTTATAAGCTTTTGCCAAATGATACCGATTTAACGATGTTCAAACAGGCGGGATTTCCTGGATTTAATTTTGCTTATTTGAATGGTGTCATTCATTATCACACTTTTTCTGACAATCTGGAAAATATTGATCAGCGCAGCCTCCAGCACCACGGCGACTATGCCTTGGCTTTGACACGTCATTTTGGCAACTTAGATTTAAAAGATACAAAAAAAAGCGATTGTGTCTATTTTGACATCTTAGGCTTAGCTCTTATTCACTACCCCAGTCTGTGGGTTGCTCCTTTGACAGTTTTTGTAGTTTTATTATTTGTTGGGGTGGTGGTACTCGGTTTTAGAAGAAAGCAGTTGACGTTCTCTGGTATTAGTTTAGGCTTTCTTGCTTTTGTGTTAAGTATTGTCAGTGCTTCGCTGATTGTGACACTTACCTGGTGGATGATAGGGAGCTTGCACAGTGGGTATAAAGCATTTCCTCAGGGCGATACTTATAACAGCCAATTTTACATGTTAAGCTTTGTAGCCCTCACCATTGCCATTACCTCAGGTCTTTATGTTTGGTTCCGCAAAAAGATAAGTATACAAAACTTAACACTTGGCGCATTGCTTTGGTGGCTGATATTTATGGTGCTGACTAGCGTGTATTTGCCCGGTGCTAGTTATCTATTTACATGGCCGCTACTGTTTAGTCTTGTAGGATTGGGGTTTATATTTGCTGACAATCGGGATTGTGCCAAGGTCAAACGCTTGGTAGTCCTAACTGCTTGCGCCATTCCAGGCATCATCCTGCTTGCTCCCACAATTTACTTGGTATTCGTCGCACTTACCCTAGAATTGTCTTTTGTGGTAATGGTTCTGGTCGTGCTACTACTTGGATTGCTAATTCCCCACCTTTGCCTGATGGCAATTCCAAACAAATGGTTGTTGCCCACCGCTTCAATACTGGTAAGTTTAAGTTTTATTGTCCTCGGTAGCTTAACAGCAGGTTTTGACGCTAGCCATCCCAAACCAAACAGTATCTTTTATGGTTTGAATGCCGACACAAGGAAAGCAATCTGGGCGAGTGCTGATAAACAACCAGACGAGTGGACATCCCAGTTCCTTTCTAAGGATACAGAACAAACTAAATTAGCTGAATATTTTCCTACAGTCTCAAGGAAATTTCTCAAAAGTCAGGCTCCTGTAGTACAACTGACTACACCCCTAATCGAGCCACTCAGTAACGACGTGCGTGATGGCACCAGAACTGTACGTATGCGTATTACCTCGCCTCGCCAAGCACGTATTATACGTATATACTTAGACTCAAATACAGAAGTTCTCGGGGCAGCACTGAATGGGAAGAAAATCGACAACTATACAAGTGATCGCACTGCCTCTGCAAAGGAGTGGGGTTTCAATTATTTTGCCCTTCCTAAAGAAGGTATAGAGCTAACTTTGGCAGTAAAGAAGGTTGGTTTGAGTACAGTACAGACCTTTTTGACCAGTCCACGATTGTCCAGATGA
- a CDS encoding condensation domain-containing protein, with amino-acid sequence MIENFQIILETVVINPQQQIDQIPLQRLPERKQECEELTIIESSTECISEKTYIEPHTQTQKELAEIWRQVLEVESISINDNFFKLGGYSLRATQVVYRICKTFEIDMPLTSLFEEPTILGLASNIEKLRQSKQGGQNSHKVETVSRDQPLSLSFSQASLWFLAQLQPDSSAYNISAAVHIQGSLDIATLEKSFHEIVRRHEVLRTSFRIINGQPVQVISPNLILPISVVELQHLPNQHLSAEVQRLANQEAQQPFDLCNAPLLRTTLVSLGTQEYVLLVTMHHIISDGWSMAILIQELSELYRTFAMGLPSSLPTLPIQYADFANWQQQWLQGEVLETHMSYWKQQLAGIPKLLDIPTDYPRPDVQSFRGAKQRLALSVPLSDALKNLSQQEGVTLFMTLLAAVETLFYRYSSQEDIVVGSPVANRNQVEIEQLIGFFVNTLVLRTNMSGNPSFRELLARVRQMSLSAYEHQDLPFEKLVEELQPERNLSYNPLFQAMFSLNVPTPTFDLPALTVSSLEIEDKTAKFDLTLNLEDTAQGLKGWFEYSTDLFDQSTIVQMIENFQTILETVVINPQQQIDQIPLQNLPERKVDNRTLATTKITADDVPYVPPRDTIELLLAQIWSELLNKNPVGVRDNFFELGGYSLLTVLLISQIQQKFNTLLPLETLFQAPTIEHLAKLIRAASQTLPFSALVPIQPQGSRPPLFCIHPGGGNILCYRELASCLGINQPLYGLQSIALNPECQPHTQIEQMAAHYLEQIQTIQPKGPYLLCGWSLGGVIAFEMAKQCYSQKQSIGLLVVIDAYPPHTITHEPIDDASILVEHFADNLPLSIEDLRRMELDEQLIFVTQQARQQNLVSLDFDVNIAQHLLNVYKLNDEAMKAYVPQYYPGSMVLIRARESNPSLASEWDALVERVEHYEISANHQNILNLDNAKVVAEKLSALLQSMVN; translated from the coding sequence ATGATAGAAAATTTTCAAATTATCTTAGAAACAGTTGTAATTAACCCTCAGCAGCAAATAGATCAAATACCCTTACAGAGGCTTCCCGAGCGTAAGCAAGAGTGTGAGGAGCTAACAATTATTGAGTCATCCACTGAGTGTATTTCAGAAAAAACCTACATTGAGCCTCACACACAGACACAAAAAGAACTCGCAGAGATTTGGCGTCAAGTTTTAGAAGTTGAAAGTATAAGTATTAACGATAACTTTTTTAAGTTGGGTGGGTATTCCTTGCGAGCAACTCAAGTGGTGTATCGTATTTGTAAAACTTTTGAAATAGATATGCCCTTGACGAGTCTTTTTGAAGAGCCAACCATTTTAGGGTTGGCAAGTAACATTGAAAAGCTACGTCAATCAAAACAAGGCGGTCAAAATTCCCATAAAGTAGAAACAGTTTCCAGAGATCAACCTCTTTCGCTATCTTTCTCTCAAGCAAGTCTATGGTTTTTAGCTCAGTTACAGCCTGATAGCTCTGCTTATAACATCTCTGCTGCTGTTCACATTCAAGGATCACTTGATATAGCGACGTTAGAAAAAAGTTTTCATGAAATTGTGCGTAGGCACGAAGTATTAAGAACTAGCTTTAGAATTATCAACGGGCAACCAGTACAGGTAATTTCTCCCAACTTAATCCTGCCTATATCAGTGGTTGAGTTGCAACATCTTCCAAATCAACATCTATCTGCTGAGGTGCAACGTTTAGCAAACCAAGAAGCTCAGCAGCCTTTTGACCTCTGCAATGCTCCCTTACTACGCACCACCTTAGTGTCCTTAGGAACACAAGAGTACGTGCTGTTGGTGACAATGCACCACATTATTTCTGATGGCTGGTCGATGGCGATTCTGATCCAAGAATTGTCCGAGCTTTATCGAACCTTTGCTATGGGCTTACCTTCTTCGCTGCCGACACTACCTATCCAGTATGCCGATTTTGCTAACTGGCAGCAACAATGGCTGCAGGGCGAAGTTCTCGAAACTCACATGTCGTATTGGAAGCAGCAACTTGCTGGTATTCCTAAATTACTGGACATCCCCACTGACTATCCACGACCAGACGTGCAGAGCTTTCGAGGAGCAAAACAAAGGTTAGCACTGTCTGTACCTCTGAGTGATGCGCTCAAAAACTTGAGCCAGCAGGAAGGAGTCACTTTATTTATGACTTTATTAGCTGCTGTTGAGACATTGTTTTACCGTTATAGCTCTCAGGAGGATATTGTTGTTGGTTCTCCCGTTGCTAATCGCAATCAAGTTGAAATTGAGCAACTGATTGGCTTTTTTGTCAACACCCTAGTATTACGTACTAACATGTCTGGCAACCCCAGTTTTCGGGAGTTATTAGCCAGAGTTCGTCAGATGAGTTTGAGTGCTTATGAGCATCAGGACTTGCCCTTTGAAAAGCTAGTTGAGGAACTTCAACCGGAGCGGAATTTAAGCTATAATCCTCTGTTCCAAGCCATGTTTTCCCTCAATGTCCCTACACCAACTTTTGATCTACCCGCTTTAACTGTAAGTTCCTTAGAGATTGAAGATAAAACAGCAAAGTTTGATTTGACGCTGAATTTGGAAGATACTGCACAAGGACTTAAAGGTTGGTTTGAGTACAGTACAGACCTTTTTGACCAGTCCACGATTGTCCAGATGATAGAAAATTTTCAGACAATATTGGAAACAGTTGTAATTAACCCCCAGCAGCAAATAGATCAAATACCCTTACAGAATCTTCCTGAGCGTAAAGTTGATAATAGAACTTTGGCAACAACAAAAATAACTGCCGATGATGTTCCTTATGTACCACCCCGAGATACTATCGAACTCTTACTAGCTCAAATCTGGTCAGAGCTTTTGAATAAAAACCCAGTTGGAGTGCGAGATAACTTTTTTGAACTCGGTGGCTATTCACTGCTCACTGTGCTATTAATATCTCAGATTCAACAGAAATTTAATACACTTTTACCCCTTGAGACGCTATTCCAAGCTCCCACCATTGAACACTTGGCAAAGCTTATACGTGCCGCATCACAGACTCTCCCGTTCTCTGCACTTGTTCCTATACAACCTCAAGGATCTCGACCTCCGTTATTCTGTATCCATCCAGGTGGAGGTAACATTCTTTGTTACCGTGAGTTAGCAAGTTGTTTAGGTATTAACCAACCTCTATACGGACTTCAGTCAATTGCCTTAAATCCTGAATGCCAGCCACATACTCAAATTGAACAAATGGCTGCTCACTATCTTGAACAGATACAAACAATCCAACCAAAAGGACCTTACTTACTTTGTGGCTGGTCTCTTGGGGGTGTAATAGCTTTTGAGATGGCTAAACAATGCTACTCTCAAAAACAATCAATAGGGTTGTTAGTTGTTATTGATGCTTATCCTCCTCATACTATTACCCACGAACCAATAGACGATGCTTCTATATTAGTAGAGCATTTTGCAGATAATCTACCTTTGTCAATAGAAGATTTGCGACGAATGGAACTTGATGAGCAATTAATTTTTGTAACGCAACAAGCTAGACAACAAAATTTGGTCTCCTTGGATTTTGATGTAAATATTGCACAACATTTATTAAATGTTTACAAGCTAAATGACGAGGCGATGAAAGCTTACGTTCCACAATATTATCCAGGTTCAATGGTTCTGATTCGAGCGAGGGAAAGCAACCCTAGTTTAGCTTCTGAGTGGGATGCTCTTGTTGAAAGAGTTGAGCATTATGAAATATCTGCTAACCATCAAAATATACTTAACCTAGATAATGCAAAAGTTGTAGCAGAAAAACTTTCTGCCTTATTACAATCAATGGTTAACTAA
- a CDS encoding amino acid adenylation domain-containing protein: MSKTMSESAVFSNKCLHEIFEARARQAPNKIAVSYKDEQISYEELNCRANQLAHQLQSLGVGADVLVGLCTDRSIEMIVGILAILKAGGAYVPIDPNYPSNRIRLLLEDSAVAVVVSVSSVAGCLEGFNVKVVCIDENLSSLNNQPVTSGQVISNDRSLAYVIYTSGSTGIPKGVLIEHRNAVRLFEQTHQWFNFDDKDVWTMFHSVAFDFSVWEIWGALLYGGHLVIVPFEVTRSPKQFHNLLTHKGITVLNQTPSAFRQLVATDIASEESTDFALRLVIFGGEALELKLLDPWIARYGDQRPQLVNMYGITETTVHVTYRRITKQDLASSDLSPIGTPIPDLQIHLLDSSGQPVPDGTPGDIYIAGPGLARGYHNRPELTAERFLQNHSFSTEGARLYYSGDRAVRMDNGELIYLGRADEQIKVRGFRIEPREIEMCLRSHPQVTSCVVIPHDYGDGDVRLIAYIVPTPNLSMTIETTEELRSNLAQYAGVELPIHMRPSAYSILRELPITAHGKVDRRALPIPCVDKSISSTELNASKTSTEQVVTEIWEDLLEINCTSTNDDFFDLGGTSLALIRLFGRINEHFGISLDLSSMVEGATISHLARCVDAELRNQQLVKVS, from the coding sequence ATGTCTAAAACAATGTCTGAATCAGCTGTGTTTTCAAATAAATGCTTGCATGAAATTTTTGAAGCAAGAGCACGTCAAGCACCTAATAAAATTGCTGTTTCCTATAAAGATGAGCAAATTTCTTATGAGGAATTGAATTGTCGTGCCAATCAACTCGCTCACCAATTACAATCTTTAGGGGTTGGTGCCGATGTACTAGTTGGTTTATGCACTGACCGAAGCATAGAAATGATCGTGGGAATACTTGCTATCCTAAAAGCTGGCGGAGCATATGTTCCTATAGACCCTAATTACCCAAGCAATCGTATTCGCTTATTACTTGAAGATAGTGCTGTTGCAGTGGTAGTGAGTGTATCGAGTGTAGCAGGATGTTTAGAAGGCTTCAATGTAAAAGTTGTTTGTATTGACGAAAATCTATCCTCACTTAACAATCAGCCTGTAACTTCTGGGCAGGTTATTAGTAATGATAGGAGTCTCGCTTATGTGATCTATACATCTGGGTCAACTGGAATTCCCAAAGGTGTGTTGATTGAGCATCGCAACGCTGTTCGCTTATTTGAACAAACTCATCAATGGTTTAACTTTGATGACAAAGATGTCTGGACAATGTTTCATTCGGTAGCATTTGATTTCTCAGTATGGGAGATCTGGGGCGCTTTACTCTACGGAGGACACCTAGTTATCGTTCCCTTTGAGGTTACTCGTTCGCCGAAACAATTCCATAATTTGTTGACACATAAGGGGATAACGGTTCTGAATCAAACACCCTCTGCATTTCGTCAATTGGTGGCAACTGATATTGCTAGTGAGGAATCCACTGATTTCGCTCTACGGCTCGTGATTTTTGGTGGAGAAGCTCTTGAACTGAAGCTATTAGATCCCTGGATAGCTCGCTATGGTGATCAACGTCCTCAATTAGTAAATATGTACGGAATCACCGAAACTACAGTTCACGTAACTTACAGGAGGATTACAAAACAGGATTTAGCAAGCTCCGATCTCAGCCCGATTGGTACTCCAATTCCTGATTTGCAAATTCATTTGTTAGATTCATCAGGTCAGCCAGTACCGGATGGAACCCCAGGAGATATTTATATCGCAGGTCCAGGTCTTGCCCGTGGATATCATAATAGACCTGAGCTTACTGCCGAGCGTTTTTTGCAAAACCATTCCTTTAGTACAGAGGGAGCTAGATTGTACTATTCCGGCGATCGCGCTGTTCGTATGGATAATGGCGAACTCATTTATCTTGGTCGAGCCGATGAACAAATCAAGGTACGCGGATTTCGGATAGAACCCAGGGAAATTGAGATGTGCCTGAGAAGCCATCCTCAGGTTACCTCTTGTGTTGTGATACCACATGATTATGGTGATGGTGATGTCCGTCTAATAGCTTATATAGTGCCAACTCCTAATTTGAGTATGACTATAGAGACGACTGAAGAACTTCGCAGTAATTTGGCTCAATACGCAGGAGTAGAATTGCCTATCCACATGAGACCCTCAGCTTACTCTATCCTGAGAGAACTTCCAATCACTGCACATGGCAAAGTTGACCGACGTGCCCTACCTATTCCATGTGTAGATAAGTCTATTTCTAGCACGGAATTAAATGCTTCCAAGACTTCTACTGAGCAAGTGGTGACCGAAATTTGGGAAGACCTCCTTGAAATTAATTGCACAAGTACAAATGATGACTTTTTTGATCTCGGTGGAACCTCCTTAGCTCTAATACGCCTTTTTGGGAGAATAAATGAACACTTTGGAATATCTCTGGATCTAAGTTCAATGGTTGAAGGAGCCACAATTTCCCATTTAGCTAGATGTGTTGATGCTGAATTACGTAATCAACAGCTTGTCAAAGTAAGTTGA
- a CDS encoding chlorinating enzyme, producing MQNIHTKLQKFSLTQEELIKFHEQGYIGPFTLYEPEEMKALWQKERRIMLDRSKAVYKDDKAVSGVTNISNYDRHLDVSFLADHVCRPEIVDRVSSILGPNVLCWRSEFFPKYPGDEGTAWHQADTFANASGSPQIVWPEAEDFGGTITVWSAFTEATIDNGCLQFIPATHRTMYYDETKRMHYDPEQINNINENQEIKRGFFGYDYRELQIDPDWTPDESKSVSMVMRPGQFIIFWSTLMHASHPHSGKTKDMRLGYVARYVPTSVRIYPDTEIVTEYGGSIDLEKYGAVLVSGKNEFTHNRIATHTMRGKPFNCGLHEER from the coding sequence ATGCAGAACATTCACACCAAACTTCAAAAATTTTCTCTTACTCAAGAAGAGCTAATAAAGTTTCATGAGCAAGGGTATATAGGTCCGTTTACTTTATACGAACCCGAAGAGATGAAAGCATTGTGGCAGAAAGAACGCCGTATTATGCTTGATCGGAGCAAAGCTGTCTATAAGGACGACAAAGCAGTTTCAGGAGTAACTAATATTTCAAACTATGATCGCCATCTCGATGTTTCTTTTTTGGCAGATCATGTCTGTCGTCCAGAAATCGTTGATAGAGTCAGCAGTATCCTAGGTCCTAATGTTCTATGCTGGCGATCTGAGTTTTTCCCTAAGTATCCCGGTGACGAGGGCACAGCTTGGCATCAGGCAGACACTTTTGCTAATGCTTCCGGTTCACCTCAAATTGTATGGCCAGAAGCTGAGGACTTTGGCGGCACAATAACTGTGTGGTCAGCTTTTACGGAAGCCACTATAGATAACGGCTGCCTTCAGTTCATCCCTGCCACTCATCGGACGATGTACTATGACGAAACTAAACGAATGCACTATGATCCAGAGCAGATCAACAACATAAATGAAAACCAGGAGATTAAACGCGGCTTCTTTGGTTATGATTACCGCGAGTTACAAATCGATCCAGACTGGACACCCGACGAATCAAAAAGCGTGTCAATGGTAATGCGCCCTGGACAATTCATTATTTTCTGGTCAACACTGATGCATGCTTCGCATCCTCATAGTGGAAAAACAAAAGATATGCGATTGGGTTATGTTGCTCGCTACGTTCCAACCTCTGTAAGAATTTATCCTGATACTGAAATAGTGACGGAATATGGTGGAAGTATTGATCTGGAGAAATACGGTGCAGTATTAGTTTCAGGTAAGAATGAGTTCACTCACAATCGTATTGCAACCCACACAATGAGAGGCAAACCCTTTAACTGTGGCCTGCATGAAGAAAGATAA
- a CDS encoding cupin domain-containing protein — protein MNQIASEKVELAEKFSLIDKYWSPKIVGELNGQYVKLAKFKGEFVWHQHDNEDELFLVVKGVLKIKLSDRELTLREGDFAVIPRGVQHLPIADEEVQVLMFEPKSTINTGEVTNELTTDCEWI, from the coding sequence ATGAACCAAATTGCTAGTGAAAAAGTGGAATTAGCAGAAAAGTTTAGCTTGATCGATAAATATTGGTCTCCAAAAATTGTCGGTGAACTAAACGGTCAGTATGTCAAGCTGGCAAAGTTTAAGGGTGAGTTTGTCTGGCATCAACATGATAATGAGGATGAATTATTTCTTGTTGTCAAAGGGGTATTAAAAATTAAGTTGTCAGATCGGGAGCTTACGTTGCGAGAAGGAGATTTTGCTGTCATTCCTAGAGGTGTTCAGCACCTTCCGATTGCTGATGAAGAAGTTCAAGTCCTTATGTTTGAACCAAAATCTACGATCAATACTGGCGAGGTGACGAATGAGCTTACAACTGACTGTGAATGGATCTGA